Proteins encoded by one window of Cervus canadensis isolate Bull #8, Minnesota chromosome 18, ASM1932006v1, whole genome shotgun sequence:
- the SARS2 gene encoding serine--tRNA ligase, mitochondrial, producing MAASIVRRLGPLVVGRGLRLRGGCVCNQSFKRSFATERRDRNLLYEHAREGYSALPQLDMEPLCAYPEDAARALELRKGELRSKDLPGIISTWQELRQLREQIQSLEEEKGAVTEAVRALVVNRDNNQVQQDPQYQSLRARGREIRKQLTLLYPKEAQLEEQFYLRALRLPNQTHPDVPVGDESQARVLHVVGDKPAFSFQPRGHLEIAEKLDIIRQKRLSHVSGHRSYYLRGAGALLQYGLVNFTLNKLIHRGFTPMTVPDLLRGVVFEGCGMTPNAKPSQIYNIDPSRFEDLNLAGTAEVGLAGYFMDHSVAFRDLPIRMVCSSTCYRAETDTGKEPWGLYRVHHFTKVEMFGVTGPGLEQSSELLEEFLSLQMEILTELGLHFRVLDMPTQELGLPAYRKFDIEAWMPGRGRFGEVTSASNCTDFQSRRLHIMFQTEAGELQFAHTVNATACAVPRLLIALLESYQQKDGSVLVPPALQPYLGTDRITTPTHVPLQYIGPNQPQKPRLPGQPASS from the exons ATGGCTGCGTCCATAGTGCGGCGCTTGGGGCCTCTAGTGGTTGGCCGGGGCCTGCGGCTTCGAGGAGGCTGCGTCTGTAACCAGAGCTTCAAGAGAAGTTTCGCTACGGAGAGACGGGACCGGAACCTCCTGTACGAACACGCGCGTGAGGGCTACAGCGCGCTCCCTCAGCTGGATATGGAACCACTGTGCGCATACCCGGAAGATGCCGCGCGCGCCCTGGAGCTCCGCAAGGGGGAGTTGCGGTCGAAGGATCTGCCCGGCATC ATCTCGACATGGCAGGAGCTGAGGCAGCTGCGGGAACAGATCCagagcctggaggaggagaagggggctgtgACTGAGGCAGTGCGGGCCCTGGTG GTAAACCGGGACAACAATCAAGTGCAGCAG GACCCCCAGTATCAGAGTCTGCGGGCACGTGGCCGGGAGATCCGGAAGCAGCTCACACTCCTCTACCCCAAGGAGGCCCAGCTCGAAGAGCAGTTCTACCTGCGGGCACTAAGGCTGCCCAACCAGACCCACCCAGACGTG CCTGTCGGGGATGAAAGCCAGGCCCGCGTGCTCCATGTGGTTGGAGACAAGCCAG CTTTCTCCTTCCAACCCCGGGGCCACCTGGAAATAGCTGAGAAACTTGACATCATCCGACAGAA GCGCCTGTCCCACGTGTCTGGCCACCGCTCCTATTACCTGCGCGGGGCTGGGGCCCTCCTGCAGTACGGCCTGGTCAACTTCACACTCAACAAGCTCATCCACCGG ggCTTCACCCCCATGACGGTGCCAGACCTTCTCCGAGGAGTCGTGTTT GAAGGCTGTGGGATGACACCAAATGCCAAACCATCCCAAATTTACAACATCGACCCCTCCCGCTTTGAAGACCTCAATCTGGCCGGGACGGCAGAGGTAGGACTTGCAG gctACTTCATGGACCACTCTGTGGCCTTCAGGGACCTGCCAATCAG gatGGTTTGTTCCAGTACCTGCTACCGGGCGGAAACAGACACCGGGAAGGAGCCCTGGGGCCTGTATCGAGTACACCACTTCACCAAG GTGGAGATGTTTGGGGTGACAGGCCCCGGGCTGGAGCAGAGCTCAGAGCTGCTGGAGGAGTTCCTGTCCCTTCAGATGGAGATCTTGACAGAGCTGGGCTTGCACTTCCG AGTCCTGGACATGCCCACGCAGGAGCTGGGCCTGCCGGCCTACCGCAAGTTCGACATCGAGGCCTGGATGCCAGGCCGAGGCCGCTTCGGCGAG GTCACCAGTGCTTCCAACTGCACCGACTTCCAGAGCCGCCGTCTGCACATCATGTTCCAGACCGAGGCCGGGGAGCTGCAGTTCGCACACACG GTGAACGCCACGGCCTGCGCTGTCCCTCGTCTCCTCATCGCCCTCCTGGAGAGCTATCAGCAGAAG GATGGCTCGGTGCTTGTgccccctgccctccagccctACCTCGGCACCGATCGGatcaccacccccacccacgTGCCTCTCCAGTACATCGGCCCCAACCAGCCCCAGAAGCCCAGGCTCCCGGGCCAGCCTGCCTCTAGCTGA
- the FBXO17 gene encoding F-box only protein 17 isoform X7 yields the protein MGARPSRRRRLPAEPPIALDALPPELLVQVLSHVPPRALVMRCRPVCRAWRDVVDGPTVWLLQLARDRSAEGRALYAVAQRCPPNSEDEEEFPLCALARYCLRAPLGRNLIFNSCGEQGFRGWEVEHGGNGWAVEKNLIMMPGAPSQTCFVTSFEWCFKRQLVDLVMEGVWQELLDSAQIEICVADWWGARENCGCIYRLRVRLLDVYENEVVKFSASPNPVLQWTERGCRQVSHVFTNFGKGIRYVSFEQYGRDTRSWVGHYGTLVTHSSVRIRIRLS from the exons ATGGGCGCCCGGCcctcgcggcggcggcggctgcccGCGGAGCCGCCCATAGCCTTGGACGCGCTGCCCCCGGAGCTGCTCGTGCAGGTGTTGAGCCACGTTCCCCCGCGCGCGTTGGTGATGCGCTGCCGCCCGGTGTGCCGCGCCTGGCGCGACGTGGTGGACGGGCCCACCGTCTGGCTGCTGCAGCTGGCCCGCGACCGCAGCGCGGAGGGCCGCGCGCTCTATGCGGTGGCCCAGCGCTGCCCGCCCAACAGCGAGGATGAGGAGGAGTTCCCGCTGTGCGCCCTGGCGCGCTACTGTCTGAGAGCGCCCCTAGGCCGCAACCTCATCTTCAACTCCTGCGGAGAGC AGGGCTTCAGAGGCTGGGAGGTGGAGCACGGCGGGAATGGCTGGGCCGTGGAAAAGAACCTCATAATGATGCCGGGCGCTCCTTCCCAGACCTGCTTCGTGACTTCATTTGA ATGGTGCTTTAAGAGGCAGCTTGTGGACTTGGTGATGGAAGGGGTGTGGCAGGAGTTGCTCGACAGCGCCCAGATTGAGATCTGTGTGGCCGACTG GTGGGGTGCCCGGGAGAACTGCGGCTGCATCTACCGGCTTCGGGTCCGCCTCCTGGACGTGTATGAAAATGAAGTGGTCAAGTTCTCGGCCTCACCCAACCCGGTCCTTCAGTGGACTGAGAGAGGCTGCCGACAG GTCTCCCACGTCTTTACCAACTTTGGCAAGGGTATCCGCTATGTGTCTTTTGAGCAGTATGGAAGAGACACGCGTTCCTGGGTGGGGCACTACGGCACCCttgtgacccactccagtgtgagGATCAGGATCCGCCTGTCCTAG
- the MRPS12 gene encoding 28S ribosomal protein S12, mitochondrial encodes MSWSGLLRGLSTSLNYGLALVPRPWTTRPMATLNQLHRRGPPKFPPPKPGPTEGRPQLKGVVLRTFIRKPKKPNSANRKCCRVRLSTGREAVCFIPGEGHSLQEHHVVLVQGGRTQDLPGVKLKVVRGKYDCGHVQKKK; translated from the exons ATGTCTTGGTCCGGCCTTCTCCGTGGCCTTAGCACGTCCCTAAATTATG GCCTAGCTCTGGTCCCCCGGCCTTGGACCACGCGTCCCATGGCCACCCTGAACCAGCTACACCGTCGGGGCCCCCCGAAGTTTCCGCCTCCGAAACCAGGCCCGACGGAGGGCCGGCCACAGCTGAAGGGCGTGGTCCTGCGCACCTTTATCCGCAAGCCCAAGAAGCCCAACTCGGCCAACCGCAAGTGTTGCCGCGTGAGGCTCAGCACTGGCCGGGAGGCTGTCTGCTTCATCCCTGGAGAGGGCCACAGCCTGCAGGAGCACCACGTGGTCCTCGTACAGGGCGGCCGCACGCAGGACCTGCCGGGTGTCAAGCTCAAGGTCGTGCGCGGGAAGTACGACTGTGGCCACGTGCAGAAGAAGAAGTAA